CTTGAATGTGTGTCAGTGAATTTCACCTGATGttgtgttgcccattcacccaaTTTGGTTAGatctctctgaagttcctcatcCCTagtcctgactgccccaactAATGTGCTATCTGCACACTaggccacccccctgctccctttcccataGCCTCTGGATTTGCTGTGCTGTGTCTGAAGAGCCACAGCTGCTGTGCCAGGGCTCCTGTGGACTCTGTACGGGGCGTGTGTGTGTTAAAGACTCGCAGTGGTTTGGGGCCTTCACCTGTCTTTCTAGTGATCCCATTGCCATGATGTCTAGGCACCTTCTCCTTCCTCAGTGAGCGAGTGGGACCCAGTGTCCACccaccccagcctgagccctctcTGGCAGCAAGAGTCGTGGCAGCctgtctcccccagccctggtggCAAGTCCCCAAGTCAGCGTCCCTCTCATCAGCTCTCCCTGAAGTGGGGTTTTCAAATCTCCGCAGCAAATAGCCCCACACAAATATCTCTCCTGTTCAGTCTAGTactgggggaggggtagctcagtggtttgagcattggcctactaaacccagggttgagagttcaatccttgagggggccacttagggatctggggcaaaagtcagtacttggtcctgctagtgaaggcagggggctgggcttaatgatctttcaaggtcccttctagttctatgagataggtatatctctgaatcatagaatatccgggttggaagggacctcaggaggtatctagtccaaccccctactcaaagcaggacctaatcccaactaaatcatcccagccagggctttgtcaagccgggccttaaaaacctctaaggaaggagattccaccacctccctaggtaacccattccagtgcttcaccaccctcctagtgaaatagtgtttcctaatatccaacctagacctcccccactgcaacttgagaccattactccttgctctgtcatctgagaacagccgagctccatcctctttggagcccccttcaggtagttgagggctgctatcaaatcccccctcactcttctcttctgcagattaaacaatcccagttccctcagcctctcctcgtaaatcatgtgccccacccccctaataatttccgttgccctctgctggattctctctagtttgtccacatcccttctgtagtgtggggcccaaaactggacacagtactccaggtgaggcctcaccaatgtctaatagaggggaataatcacttccctcgatcttctggcagtgctcctactaatgtggcccgatatgccattagccttcttggcaataagggcacactgctgactcatatccagcttctcatccactttaatccccaggtccttttctgcagaactgctgctaagGCAGTcgttccccagcctgtagcggtgcatgggattcttccttcctaagtgcagaactctgcgtTTGTCcttgtcagatttcttttggcccaatcctctaatttgtctaggtccctctgtatcctatccctaccctccagcgtatctacctctccccccagtttagtgtcatccgcaaacttgctgagggtgcaatccatcccatactccagattattaataaagatgttgaacaaaacctgccccagaaccgacccttggggcactctgcttgataccggctgccaactagacattgagttGTTAATCACCCATtgaacccgacgatctagccagctttctatccaccttataatccactcatccagcccatattttttttaacttgctggcaagaatactctgGGATGttgtgttgcccattcacccaaCTTGGTTAGAtttctctgaagttcctcacagtcgTCCCTAATCCTGACTGCCCCCAAATAATGTGCCATCTGCCCATTAGGCCACCTGACTGTTCCCTTTTCCACAGTCTATGGATTTGCTGTGCCATGTCTGAGGCTGGACACAGGGACCCTTCCCAACAGCTACTAAGttatgtgttccagccccctaataatttttgttgccctccactggactctttccaatttttccacatccttcttgtagtgtggggcccaaaactggacacagtactccaggtgaggcctcaccaatgtcgaatagaggggaatgatcacgtcccttgatctgctggcaatgcccctacttatacagccccaaatgccgttagccttcttggcgacaagggcacactgtcgactcatatccagcttctcgtccactgtaacccctaggtccttttctgcagaactgcttcctagccattcggtccctaatctgtagcagtacatgggattctttcatcctaagtgcaggactctgcacttgtccttgttgaacctcatcaggtttcttttggcccaatcgtctaatttgtctaggtccctctgtatcctattcctacccttcagcgtatctaccactagttggttcctccagcacttgcaccaggaaattgtcccctacactttccaaaaacttccatatattattatttattattattactcaccACCCAGGTACGCGCAGTTAAAATGGCTGCAGGTCTTCTTTGTGCTCTGGAGGTCAAAGTGGTTTTTGCCTTTTGGGGAAACATGGAAAGTCTCATGGACTGGGATTAACACCTCTTCTTGGCCAGGATCGTATGACTCGGCCTGGATGTTCACGCCAAAGCACGTGTGGATGGTGAAGAGTGTGCCCCCATTCCTAAAACGCTCAGCCACACTTTCACTCATAGATGAAGAGGCAAAGTGTCCAAACCTGATGTCACCCTCACTGTACTTAAACGTGGCAGGAACCCCCCGGTACACCAAATTGCACTCCTCCCGTAAGCACTGCAACGCTCTTGTCAAATAATAATGAAAGGCTTTGAAGTGGAAACTAGCCATGTAATGATCTCGAGATGTCCCATTTTCTCTCACTGCCTTATTAAATATAGTTGGAAAAGCTTCATCAGAGAATCGGGTTTTGTCAGTATAGGCTAGTAGGGCTATTCCATATTCATCCTTAAAGTTGCTGAGGCGAGAAGTCATTTTCACAGCTTTCCAGGTTTCTGTTGCGTTTTGCCACACCGTGCTAAACGGTGGGGACATTTCCTTCTGTAGCAGTTTACGTGCTTCTGCATCCATTTCTTTAGCACATCCTAGATACTGGTCGTCAAATGCATCTTCCGTCATGTTCAGCTGCCTCTCACATTTTGCCTGGGAGAATAAAGGAAACATATGGTCACATTAGCATTTGTGTTACTATAGCACCGAGAGGTCACACCcaggatcggggccccattgtgctcggccctgtacaaacacactaGGAGATGGTCTCTGCCCTTAGGAGCTTACCTctaaacagacagacagaggaaaggtgggagaaagggatggaacaTTTAGTCACTATCATCAGTGTGTTGCTTGGCAAATGTTATGTtggctccatgattttttttgggggggagggggcatggcacACCTGAGGACCAGCATGCCCTGTAATCATTACAGATGCATTTTTAGTTTACCCGTGACTTTGTTAGTGTAATAAATATATTGTGTCTAGATGTAGGGTTAGACAGGAAGGGATACATTAATAGGGAAGACAAAGCAGGGGGAACAAGGGACATAGAAGGAAGGGATCTAGGAGGGACTGAAATCCCAATCCACTCCCACGGGAATATCTAGAAACCACCCCCGTTTACCTCAGGGAGTCAGTGGGTTGCCATCTCCGTATGCCAGCCATGCACTGCATGCTCCAGGGCTGGCGGTGCCCGTGGGAAAGTTCCATCCAGGATCCAACCCCCGAATGCACATGGAGGACGGCAAAACCATTGTGGTGGGTTTGTATAAACCCCAGACTGGTTAACCAGGGGTTAACAGGACCCTGAGCCCCATTAGGCtatggggtggcacctggaggggtgTTAGGCACAACTGGTGATCAAACCCAGctggggtgactggggatgtccCCTCTTGGGCTAAAGGCAGAGAGAGGCCTGGAGCCAGAACTGCagggcccagagccaggaggaggcctaggaggctgggggcagtgaggggagttGCCTCAGGCCTAGAGGATGTTGGAGGCAGTGTTGGTAAAGCCTAGGGGCCATTTGGACTGGAGTttgaggggctgcagggtgaggaggaagcCTGAGAGAGGCAGAAATTGGTTTAAATTTGTTCTTTTGGTTTGGGATCCTATTGGGGGATTCCGCGGGGGAGCCCTGCGAGCCCAGCCCTGAAAGAAGGGTGAGGCGTGAGAGGCTGTGCGGGCTGGAAAAAGGCTGTGGTAGGAAGATATCAATTAAGGCAGCAGCAAGGAGTCTGAcggagcagaccttggctgctggtcagatggtccctggactggaacccagtttCGTGGGAGGGccagggttcccctaccagccactgcaaaatgtggcatggggccctgatTAGACAAAAACTGTCAGAGGTGGTCTCAGTGCATTTGGTCCtgcctcgggggggggagggaggggctgcactagatgacctctcaaggtcctttccagccctacatgtctatagGTCTAAGGCAGTATGGCTGCCTGCATAGCCTTGAGCAGAAACACGAGAAAACACAAAGTGCTTCCCTGGCAAAGCTCAAGAGTTTACCTGAGGGATTCCCAGCCAGGTTTGAAGACAGAAGTATGTCAACGGGATCAGCAGAGACTTCAGCATTGTTCCAACTTTTCCGGTGCGGCTGTAGGAGAATCCATGAGGAACgtcagtggggatgtggggggaaagAACACATCAAAACCAAACATCCTCCTGATTGTTTCCCTGTGATTCGTTGTTCCACATCAGTAACTGGGATTTCCCAGGCAGGAATTGCTATCTCACGGACTGCAGCCCGGCCATAATGGAGGCAGGTTTGACCCTGAAATACAGTTCtcagctgcaggggtggggagtaGTTGTGGGGAAATCCTGCTTTCACTTCCTAAAGGATTCTGGGGGGGTGGAAATACTGTACCTagtgacagagagtcctgtgacacctttaagactaacagatgtattggagcataagctttcgtgggtgaatgcccacctGCGTCTAtatttcacccacgaaagcttatgctccaatatatctgttagtcttaaaggtgccacaggaccctctgttggtttttacagatccagaataACATGGCTACCGCTCTGATACTTGTACCTAGTGCTGCTGTGTTTTCTTGAAAGTGCTGTTAAACTGCTGCACAGTACACAGAACAGGCCATGCAGGTCTGTCGATCGTAACCTAGAGAATGGGGCTAAAATAACGACATAGCTGAATAGTTCAGTGCCTCACCCAAGTGCCTGGTTAAGTGTTTGCTTGGCAACTACCTCATACACGCTGCGCCTCGCTGCTTAGTTCTGCCCTATGGCTAAAGGGGTGATGGACAACTCAGATGTCCAACACCAGGGCTGATCCTAGGCCCAAGGGTCAAAGCCACATGGCCCTCTCAGAGACACAGACAGACCTTCCTTCACCTCGCCCGGTCAGGGACCCAAACCCCAGCCACACGACCCACACGGAGACAAACAGCAAACAGACCAGCACACAGCTCACCAAGTCCCTTTACCTCCATGCACCGGATCCACAGCTACGCCCTGCAAAACTCCCCTATTTGCCTCTCCTGTTCGCCTGCTGAGCTGATCACTTGTTTAGAGGGTCTGCTGGGGAGTTGGGTCTTTGGGGACAGATATTTCTGGCCAGAGAAAGGGAGTCAGGCATTGGAATTTGGATCCTGGGGGAGAGACAGTGACATGGGGACTAGGGTGTGGCAGTGTCTTGCTCAGGGAAAGCAGGGATAGGGTCAGGAATGGGGAGCAACAGGCCTGGGGTGTTtactggagggggtgggacttcCACTGAACACATGGAAATGCTGTCACTCCCCTGGCCTTTGCCCGTAAAGGAGAAGGGGTGGTGGTGCTCTCTCTCCGTTGGTGTAGCTGAGGGGTTGGCTTTGTGGGGTGACTGCTGAGCTGTACGTGGGGCGATGGGATGGATGTGTGCACAGAGTGAATGGATACAAAACATAGGGGTGTGATGTGTGTACTGAACAGTGGAAAATGAATCTAAGCACACTTCTATTACACACTTCTACACATTTCTATTAACAAGAAATGGCCGGGTGATGCTTCTTCGTTTGAAATGACTCTTGCATGGTAGCTTGACATTGCCAAAAAATATCTGAGCTTtgacacacgggggggggggggggggcggaatacAACTGTCACAGTATGAACTATCTCCATTACTTTTGGGGTCCCCTGGGTAAGCGCCAGCAGCATACCTTGGTAATATTTCTAAATATATAGTGGATTGGCGGTAaggaagggttaaaggtgtgagtggggaatggaaggttcctttgcaggtttcaggaggcagagggggggaaaggaacgggttaagtTGACACTCCAGCTAGGCCTGAAGATAAGAGGTTGGTTCCAGCCCAAGGTCACTGCACCCAACAGATTCTCTGCTATCTGCCAAGAAAGCGGGGGGCCAAGCTTCCAACCCTGCCCTGCTGTGAGAAAGGAGAATCGCAGAACAGAAACTGCAGGGGCTGCAGAAGCAGCAAGACTGCGAATGTCAGCGAATTGGGAATCAGTTTGTCTTGAAACCCTGAAgctggtgtgttttggggaaGTCGAGGAAGCTGCAGAAAGTCTGGACTAACTGGTGCAAAGAGCAGAGAGCACGGGGGATGAGGGGGGCTCCCCTGACTGAGACGCCCCCAGGAacacccaggacttaaaaccctcccgaGAGTGGAAGAAAGTTGGAATCTACAGCGGACCCCAGACGACCTGTGCACAGAGCAGAACTCccgtccccccttccccccttcttcttcttcttcctacgTTACACCCCagcttggccagccttgggttgtgcatgtgtgagtataaaagtgggttagggctcggccactaacgctttcttcctttctttgacGTGGGAGCAGTCCCAACACTCACTGCTGTTGTTCtattattttcttaataaagctttaaaatttagtcaCTTGGTGTACTCCTGTATCTCTGCCCCAAACGACtctgcggcctcagcctgatcaacTGAGGCACCAGCAGATTGGTAACAGATACCTGTCACACGGCCACATTCTCAGTGGTTCACGTTTTCTTTTTTAAGGACCGGATTCCCTTGTTGAATGTAAGTCCAAATAAATGCCTGATTCTCAAGGAGAGAACACCGCCTTTCCACTGCAAAACCCCACATTTGTGTCCTTTTCCAAAcctcagactgatttttttttacacatttcctctctctctcagccatCTTGCTATAGCAATAATGGAGTTGCTCTCCAAAGACTCCATTGGCTATAACTTTGCCTGGGGTTTCTAGTAGTGTTGAAGGCTCTGCAAAATACTTAATACAGTTCTAGACTCTTATTTTTTCACACATCTTATCTAGGGCTGACGGGAGGACGATATGGATTTTTCCAGTCCCTGCCCCTAGAAATTCTATGATATATCACTAAAATGTGGATACATTTTCATTCGGTTACAGGATTTTCTTCCTCTAATGTAGTCTTGTCTCAGCACAGAAGCACGATGTAGGCCTTACTGGAGCCCTTGGCCAAACTAACAGTgtgaaccaaaggctgtgaacTAGAGTAGGCCTGGCCTGGGCAATACAGCAACACACCAGGTACTGGCTAACACCAAGGAAACACGGTCCTGACTGGAGATGATGGTACAGGACTCCCAGAGTTCTCAAGTAACGGCATGAACACATTCCTAGGAGATGGTACAGGGACACGCCAATCCTAAGTCAGATAAGGATGGGATGACAGGATAACAGATGGGGAAGTTTTGGTGGAACTAGcaggcataggtgccaacttcccctctgccccatcaTGCTCGCCCCCCCTACCTCTGGCCCCACCACTGCCTGCCCCTGCAACACCCTCACCCCAacccaattccacccccttcccccaagtccccgcccctgtcccgcctctttaccacctcctcccccgagcattttaagtcccactcctccccctccctcctggaatgtcctaagtgccaccaaacagctgttaggcggcaggcgggaagccctgggagggggaggagcggggacgcggcatgctcgggggaggaggaggcgaggagggggtggagggagcttTGCTGCCGATGAGTGCagaacacccactaatttttccccgtggatgctccagccctgcagcacccccggagtcggtgcctatactaGCAGGTACCAGAATAAGGCCGGTAACCAGCCACATCTGGAGTGCAATATGCAATTTGTCTATATTCATGATTAAAAGGAGAAGCCAAAGGAGGGGCACCTTTGTCCAGCAGTGTCCCAgtgcactgactgagctggtccattgtcacaggcatacatatgttagtgtccctgctgctcctgtacTTTGTTGACAGTAAACCTGTCCGAGCCCTTTCGCCATCGAACCGAGCCTCTGGTCTTTCCTTATGAGTAACACTGAGGTCTGCGGAATTAGCAAGCTGTGCTCTCTGTTAATGCATGTAACACTGGAGCtccaagaatcatagaattttagggctggaagggtccttgagaggtcatctagtccagtcctctacACTCATGGGAGGGCTGAGTActatatagaccatccctgacaggtgttggtttaacctgctcttaaatatctacaatgatggagattccacaacctccctaggcaatttattccagtgcttaaccaccctgacagttagaaatttttttctaatgtccaacctaaaatgCCGTTTCttcaatttaagaccattgcttcttgtcctatcctcagcggttaagaacaacaatttttcctttcctccttgtaacaaccttttatgtacttgaaaactgttatcatctGTGTCCCCCCTCatcttcttctcttctccagactaaacaaacccatttttttcagtcttccctcctAGGTTCTGTTTCTTTAAtcgtttttgtttcccttctctggactttctctaatttgtccacatctttcctgaaatgtggcatccaacacaggacataatactccagttgaagccttatcagtgcggagtagataggaagaattacttctcgcgttttgcttacaacactcctgctactacataagaacggccataccaggtcagaccaaaggtctatctagcccattattctgtcttctgacagcggccattgccaagtgccccagagtgaatgaacagaacaggtaatcatcaagtgatccatccctttgcCCATTCCCAGGATCCCAGAATGGTGTTTACTTTTGTTGCAaccgtgttacactgttgattcatatttagcttgcgatCCACTGTGACCtccagattcctttctgcagtactctttcttgggcagtcatttcccattttatatgtgtgcaactgattgtttcttcctaaggggagtactttgcatttgtccttattgactttcatcctatttacttcagactatttctccagtttgtccagattattttgaattttaatcatatcctccaaagcacttgcaacccctcccaacttggtatcatccgcaaacgttataagtgtactctctatgccattatctaaatcattgatgatgaagatattgatcagaaccagacccagaactgatccctgtgggaccccatgtgttatgcccttccagcatgacaatgaaccactgataagtactttctgggaatggttttctagccagttatgcacccaccttatagtagctccatctaggttgtatttgcctagtttgtttatgagatggtcatgcgagacagtatgaaaagccttactaaagtcaaggtagaccatgtctactgcttccccactaTCCAAAAGAtttgtaaccctgtcaaagaaatatATTAGGTtcatttgacacaatttgttctttacaaatccatgttgactgttacttaacacgttcttatcttctaggtgtttgcaaattgattgataattagttgctccattatctttccgggtactgaagttaagccaactggtctgtaattcccccggttgtctttattcccctttttataggttgccaatatatttgcccttttccagtcctctggaatctctcctgtcttcattttgaagataattgctagtggctcagatatctcctcagtcagctccttgagtattctaggatgatgtatttcatcaggccctggtgacttgaagacatctaacttgtctaagtaatttttaacttgttctttccctatttcagcCTGTGATCCTACCTCTTTTTCActtgcattcactatgttagacgtccaatcgctactcacctttttggtgaaaactgaaacaaaaaagtcatttagcatttcttccatttccacattttctgttattgttcaccccactcattgagtaacaggcctactctgTCATTGGTCTTTCCCtggcttctaatatatttgtagaaagTTTTCTTTTTGcgctttatgtctctagctagtttaatcttgttttgtgccttggcctttatTTTGTCCCTACACTGAGCAGCTGTAATAGCCTAGCAGTCTGGatagtcaataacgtgccatcgctggtaattagtaacaatggtcaatgatgggatattagaagttactacagagaactttttcaggagggtctggctggagaaccttgcccgcatgctcggggttcagctgatcgccatatttggggtcgggaaggaattttcctccagggtagattggcagaggccctggaggtttttcgccttcctccgcagcatggggcaggggtcgcttgctggaggcttctctgcgacttgaagtctttaaatcatgatttggggacttcaacagctgagtcaagggagagaattattccaagagtgggtgggcagcttttgtggcctgcatcatgcgggaggtgagactagatgatcataatggtcccttctgaccttaaagtctatgagtctatgagtcttacCACAGCAGGACATTCGACAGCACTTAACACATCATACTGCAGATGTTTTTCTATATGTTATTTATTTAATGTGATACTTTGTAAATGTATTGAATAGAACCTTATGTGAGGGGGCTGCTGGTCCCGCACTGAAACTCAGAGGGAGGACCAACCAGAAAGCCCCACTTTCTCCTGGATTGAGAAAGGGTGGAAGAGAAATCAGGATCCTGAGGCTGACAGTTCCCAGGGCCAATGGGAAAGGCCAATGGgaaaggccaatgctccaggtaaGCCTGCTTGACAGGGCAGGCaagccaatgagggagtcaggagccgGTGTGAGCTTTGGCTGCCAAGGGCAGAGTAAAGGAGAGATCcgcagccagagctgggctgggggcagagctggggcagtgcAGACCGGTTGCCCCGATGAGGATCCAGGGCTTAGCTATAGTGGGGAGCCACGGGCCCAGAGCCAGGATAGCGGATGCCAGCTGTGCCACATATAACACTGCAGCCAAGCGCAGTGAGTGACTGGGAGAGCCGGGGGAGTGCAGTGATACATCACCTGACAAGAGCCCTTGCAGGCTGGACTTGGGAGGGAAACACGAACCTGACAGGGGAGCTGatgctggggagaagggtccCGCCACCTAGACCCTGCGGGCATGTGGCCACAGCCAGAGCAGGTGTCTGACCTGCAGTATCACCGCAGCACACCCAGGGCCTGGGAGGGAGGCCTGGgatgtgtgaggaacagactatTAACTTCCCTTATGTCCCAGAGACGCTGTTTGTGGTTTCCCCTGTGCCCACAGGGCGGGTTccttgtttcctttaacctttcccatttttcccttATTTCTCTTCGtgctgctgtttaataaattgtatgtgGTTTGAACTTAATGAAGCAATCAGTGGGTCAAGAAAGTCACTGCTGAGGAGAGCGTACCCTGGAGTGGGGCCATCCTATaccctgtcctaagtgaccaccACAAGATTGGGGGTTgaacccccaggaatcctgggcccagccttgttggggttaacgcacagttgccaactttcacgtggtaaacaAGCACCCTGACTTtaacaataagccaaaaatcaacctaatcccatttcaaaacaaggccaaaacaagccaatccctaaaaaCCCCAACTGTCTGTGTGagtagctccccccccccggcctgcagTCTgcgactgtggtgggcccgctgtgcacccctgactctctcccccctttgcTCCTGTTTGCCCCTTGCCCCCCTTgtccctgcttgccgggagctgatcaaaaaaagaagcaacaagttaCAACAAACAACTCAC
The Emys orbicularis isolate rEmyOrb1 chromosome 1, rEmyOrb1.hap1, whole genome shotgun sequence DNA segment above includes these coding regions:
- the LOC135895336 gene encoding ecto-ADP-ribosyltransferase 5-like — encoded protein: MLKSLLIPLTYFCLQTWLGIPQAKCERQLNMTEDAFDDQYLGCAKEMDAEARKLLQKEMSPPFSTVWQNATETWKAVKMTSRLSNFKDEYGIALLAYTDKTRFSDEAFPTIFNKAVRENGTSRDHYMASFHFKAFHYYLTRALQCLREECNLVYRGVPATFKYSEGDIRFGHFASSSMSESVAERFRNGGTLFTIHTCFGVNIQAESYDPGQEEVLIPVHETFHVSPKGKNHFDLQSTKKTCSHFNCAYLGGEKTETCVGNSATRGGPAFPGELSPPLSGGSVILIHIAALKLFAGF